In one window of Rhodopseudomonas palustris HaA2 DNA:
- the recR gene encoding recombination mediator RecR, with protein sequence MAIAVAGPEIERLIQLLARLPGLGPRSARRAALHLIKKRDALMTPLASALQVAIDKIEVCKTCGNIDTQNPCTVCTDPRRDPSIIVVVADVADLWALERASATNGRYHVLGATLSPLDGVGPDDLTIDALVARAHDPAVGEIILALNATVDGQTTAHYVTDLLQDANVKVTRLAHGVPVGGELDYLDEGTLSAAMRQRTLF encoded by the coding sequence ATGGCCATTGCGGTCGCAGGCCCCGAGATCGAACGTCTGATCCAGCTTTTGGCGCGGCTGCCGGGGCTCGGCCCGCGCTCGGCGCGGCGCGCCGCGCTGCATCTGATCAAGAAGCGCGACGCGCTGATGACGCCGCTCGCCTCGGCGCTGCAGGTCGCGATCGACAAGATCGAGGTGTGCAAGACCTGCGGCAACATCGATACGCAGAATCCCTGCACGGTGTGCACCGATCCGCGCCGCGATCCGTCGATCATCGTGGTGGTCGCCGACGTCGCCGATCTGTGGGCGCTCGAACGCGCTTCCGCCACCAATGGCCGCTATCACGTGCTCGGCGCGACGCTGTCGCCGCTCGACGGCGTCGGCCCCGACGATCTGACCATCGACGCGCTGGTGGCGCGGGCCCATGATCCCGCGGTCGGCGAGATCATTTTGGCGCTCAACGCCACGGTCGACGGCCAGACCACGGCGCACTACGTCACCGACCTGCTGCAGGACGCGAACGTCAAGGTGACACGGCTGGCCCACGGCGTCCCGGTCGGCGGCGAACTCGACTATCTCGACGAAGGCACGCTGTCGGCCGCGATGCGGCAGCGGACCCTGTTCTGA
- a CDS encoding AmpG family muropeptide MFS transporter — protein sequence MTSNPPTSASAAPNHEPAPGWREAMTVYLQPRVLIVLFLGFSSGLPLALSGSTLLVWMRESGVDLGTIGLFALVGTPYTLKFIWAPVVDALHVPLLSRWFGRRRGWLVATQLLLIVAILLLALTDPAHAPLFVAIGALLVAAASATQDIVVDAFRVESLPENEQAAGMASYVAAYRIGMLISTAGVLFLVSAYEGTGLARADAWMWGYVTMAAMVLIGTVTALLATEPEQSRRAEAATSGETAFTRVTRAAIGAFSEFLGRTDALAVLAFVVLFKFTDAFSGTMTAPFVIDLGFSRNDYAAIVKGVGLAATLIGGFAGGYVARRYSLVTSLWIGAVLQALSNLAFAWLATVGVNQWALALAISVENFTGAIGTVIFVAYLSALCQNPLHTATQYALLTALSAVGRTYLSAGAGYVAQATGWPAFFIISVAVAAPSLVLLLWLQRRGHFAALGPVKV from the coding sequence ATGACCTCCAATCCCCCGACCTCCGCTTCCGCCGCACCGAACCACGAGCCCGCGCCGGGCTGGCGCGAGGCGATGACGGTGTATCTGCAGCCGCGGGTGCTGATCGTGCTGTTTCTCGGCTTCTCGTCCGGGCTGCCGCTGGCGCTGTCGGGCTCGACGCTGCTGGTGTGGATGCGCGAATCCGGCGTCGATCTCGGCACCATCGGGTTGTTCGCGCTGGTCGGCACGCCCTACACGCTGAAATTCATCTGGGCGCCGGTGGTCGATGCGTTGCACGTGCCGCTGCTGTCGCGATGGTTCGGCCGCCGCCGCGGTTGGCTGGTCGCGACGCAACTGCTGCTGATTGTCGCGATCCTGCTGCTGGCGCTGACCGACCCGGCGCATGCGCCGCTGTTCGTCGCGATCGGTGCATTGCTGGTCGCAGCCGCCTCGGCGACGCAGGACATCGTGGTCGATGCGTTCCGCGTCGAGAGTCTGCCGGAGAACGAGCAGGCGGCCGGCATGGCGTCCTATGTGGCGGCGTATCGCATCGGCATGCTGATCTCCACCGCAGGCGTGCTGTTCCTGGTCAGCGCCTATGAGGGCACCGGCCTCGCGCGCGCCGACGCCTGGATGTGGGGCTATGTGACGATGGCCGCCATGGTGCTGATCGGCACGGTCACGGCACTGCTCGCGACCGAGCCCGAACAGTCGCGCCGCGCCGAAGCCGCCACCAGCGGCGAAACCGCATTCACCCGGGTGACGCGGGCGGCTATCGGCGCATTCTCGGAATTTCTCGGCCGCACCGATGCGCTGGCGGTGCTGGCTTTCGTGGTGCTGTTCAAATTCACCGACGCGTTCTCCGGCACCATGACGGCGCCGTTCGTGATCGATCTCGGCTTTTCGCGCAATGACTACGCCGCGATTGTGAAAGGCGTCGGCCTCGCCGCCACGCTGATCGGCGGTTTCGCCGGCGGTTACGTGGCGCGGCGCTATTCGCTGGTGACGAGCCTGTGGATCGGCGCGGTGCTGCAGGCGCTGTCGAATCTGGCATTCGCCTGGCTGGCGACAGTCGGCGTCAACCAATGGGCGCTGGCGCTGGCGATTTCGGTCGAGAATTTCACCGGCGCGATCGGCACGGTGATCTTCGTCGCGTACCTGTCGGCGCTGTGCCAGAACCCGCTGCACACCGCCACGCAATATGCGCTGCTGACGGCGCTGTCGGCGGTGGGGCGGACGTACTTGTCGGCCGGCGCCGGCTATGTGGCGCAGGCGACCGGCTGGCCGGCGTTCTTCATCATCAGCGTCGCGGTGGCCGCGCCCAGCCTGGTGCTCCTGCTGTGGCTGCAACGCCGCGGTCATTTCGCGGCTCTGGGGCCGGTCAAGGTGTGA
- the nudC gene encoding NAD(+) diphosphatase, with product MSSAFPLGQPAFVSNILDRAAHLRRDDSKLMAMEDKSDTRAYVVHRDSLVVKHEDGGPRALLSIKEALSLGANPGTIFLGLRDGAAVFGMGIGATAVETLMTRSDAGIAELRGMAMQGILPPEQLSAIAMAKSMVSWHQRHGYCANCGTRTAMTQGGWKRDCPNCKAEHFPRTDPVVIMLVTSGDKCLLGRQKPFPAGMYSCLAGFVEAAETIEDAVRREIFEESGIRCSEVRYYMTQPWPYPSSLMIGCTAIATTEDITIDFTELEDARWFSRDEAAAMLNRQHPDGLVGPHPFAIAHHLVGRWLEQTS from the coding sequence ATGAGCAGCGCCTTTCCGCTCGGCCAGCCGGCCTTCGTCAGCAACATCCTCGACCGCGCCGCGCATCTGCGCCGCGACGATTCCAAGCTGATGGCAATGGAGGACAAAAGCGACACCCGCGCCTATGTGGTGCATCGCGATTCGCTGGTGGTGAAGCACGAGGACGGCGGCCCGCGCGCGCTGCTGTCGATCAAGGAGGCGCTGTCGCTCGGCGCCAATCCCGGCACGATCTTCCTCGGCCTGCGCGACGGCGCGGCGGTGTTCGGCATGGGCATCGGCGCTACGGCAGTCGAGACGCTGATGACGCGCAGCGACGCCGGCATCGCCGAGCTGCGCGGCATGGCGATGCAGGGCATCCTGCCGCCGGAACAGCTGTCGGCGATCGCGATGGCGAAATCGATGGTCAGCTGGCACCAGCGCCACGGCTATTGCGCCAATTGCGGCACCCGCACGGCGATGACGCAGGGCGGCTGGAAGCGCGACTGCCCGAACTGCAAGGCCGAGCATTTTCCGCGCACCGACCCGGTGGTGATCATGCTGGTGACGTCCGGCGACAAATGCCTGCTCGGCCGGCAGAAGCCGTTTCCGGCCGGGATGTATTCGTGCCTCGCCGGCTTCGTCGAGGCGGCGGAGACGATCGAGGATGCGGTGCGTCGCGAGATTTTTGAGGAATCCGGCATCCGCTGTTCCGAGGTGCGCTACTACATGACGCAGCCGTGGCCGTACCCATCCTCGCTGATGATCGGTTGTACGGCGATCGCCACGACGGAAGACATCACCATCGATTTCACCGAACTCGAAGATGCGCGCTGGTTCTCGCGCGACGAGGCCGCCGCGATGCTCAATCGCCAGCATCCGGACGGCCTGGTCGGGCCGCACCCGTTCGCGATCGCGCATCATCTGGTCGGCCGCTGGCTGGAGCAGACATCATGA
- a CDS encoding sugar kinase, with the protein MTNTAKPKPRILCVGIPVRDLTFRIEAVPGRGNKIPASAYEEICGGNALNAGIGIARLGGTATMCGPMGDASEIAGRFIFDKLGEEGIATTGLIHMPGLVTPISAVMVDPTGERTIVTFRDPRLWNVALPDADALLENCDAIMIESRCAGFATPLCAEATRRGIPVVVDIDSAMAMNEGLLTASSHLIFSAEALHATAGVADDEAALTKVAKLTHAFVAVTRGPKGTLWLDADKQFQQTPAFPVHVVDTLGAGDIFHGGFAVAFSEGQDIPSALRFASAAAALKCTRPGGAFACPDRAEVEAFLADKRK; encoded by the coding sequence ATGACGAACACCGCAAAGCCCAAGCCGCGGATTCTCTGCGTCGGCATTCCGGTCCGCGACCTCACCTTCCGGATCGAGGCGGTGCCGGGCCGCGGCAACAAGATCCCCGCCAGTGCTTATGAAGAGATCTGCGGCGGCAATGCGCTCAATGCCGGGATAGGCATCGCGAGGCTCGGCGGCACCGCGACGATGTGCGGCCCGATGGGCGACGCGAGCGAAATCGCGGGGCGCTTCATCTTCGACAAGCTCGGCGAGGAAGGCATCGCGACCACCGGCCTGATCCACATGCCGGGGCTGGTGACGCCGATTTCCGCCGTGATGGTCGATCCGACCGGCGAGCGCACCATCGTCACCTTCCGTGATCCGCGACTGTGGAACGTCGCGTTGCCGGACGCCGATGCGCTGCTCGAGAACTGCGACGCCATCATGATCGAGAGCCGCTGCGCCGGCTTCGCCACGCCGCTGTGCGCCGAGGCGACCAGGCGCGGGATTCCGGTGGTGGTCGATATCGACAGCGCGATGGCGATGAACGAGGGCCTGCTGACGGCGTCGTCGCATCTGATCTTTTCGGCCGAAGCGCTGCACGCCACCGCCGGCGTCGCCGACGACGAAGCCGCGCTGACCAAGGTGGCGAAGCTGACGCATGCCTTCGTGGCCGTCACCCGCGGCCCGAAGGGGACGCTGTGGCTCGACGCCGACAAACAATTTCAGCAGACCCCGGCGTTCCCGGTGCACGTCGTCGACACGCTCGGCGCCGGCGACATCTTCCACGGCGGCTTCGCGGTGGCGTTCAGCGAGGGCCAGGACATTCCGAGCGCGCTGCGCTTCGCCTCCGCCGCGGCCGCGCTGAAATGCACCAGGCCCGGCGGCGCCTTCGCCTGCCCGGACCGCGCCGAGGTCGAGGCGTTTCTCGCCGACAAGCGGAAGTAA
- a CDS encoding glutathione S-transferase family protein, with amino-acid sequence MYTLFHHPFCPQSRFVRLALGEHGLDLRLVEERAWERRTAFLALNPAGTTPVLVGEGYPPIPGAGVIAEFLDETHGAGLRDRRLLPQSTAERIEVRRLMAWFNDKFFEEASAPLVTERIYKRFMSEEDGGGPPAMDVIRAATANVRYHLAYIGWLARTRNFLAGDRMSFADLAAAAHLSAIDYLGDVPWIEDEAAKAWYARIKSRPSFRPLLSEWLAGVPASRTYVDLDF; translated from the coding sequence ATGTACACCCTGTTCCACCATCCGTTCTGCCCGCAATCCCGGTTCGTCCGGCTCGCGCTCGGCGAACACGGTCTCGATCTGCGACTGGTGGAAGAACGCGCGTGGGAGCGGCGCACGGCGTTTCTGGCGCTCAATCCGGCGGGGACCACGCCGGTGCTGGTGGGCGAAGGCTACCCGCCGATCCCGGGCGCCGGCGTGATCGCCGAGTTCCTCGACGAGACGCATGGCGCGGGCTTGCGCGATCGCCGGCTGCTGCCGCAGTCGACCGCGGAGCGGATCGAAGTGCGCCGGTTGATGGCGTGGTTCAACGACAAGTTCTTCGAAGAAGCCAGCGCGCCGCTGGTGACGGAGCGGATCTACAAGCGCTTCATGAGCGAGGAAGACGGCGGCGGGCCGCCGGCGATGGATGTGATCCGCGCGGCGACGGCGAATGTGCGCTATCATCTGGCCTATATCGGCTGGCTGGCGCGGACCCGGAACTTCCTCGCCGGCGACCGCATGAGTTTCGCCGATCTGGCGGCCGCAGCGCATCTGTCGGCGATCGACTATCTGGGCGACGTGCCATGGATCGAGGACGAGGCGGCGAAGGCCTGGTACGCGCGAATCAAGTCGCGGCCGTCGTTCCGTCCGCTGCTGAGCGAGTGGTTGGCGGGGGTGCCGGCGTCGCGAACCTACGTGGATCTGGACTTCTGA
- the queG gene encoding tRNA epoxyqueuosine(34) reductase QueG, whose protein sequence is MVGGGAGVANLRGSGLLNAAPEGDSNPAESCGKLVAKLRRHAQALGFDAIGVCAPDATPHALEQLLAYLDAGYHGEMAWLTDRPERRADPRVMWSEVRSVIMLGVNYGPDADPRWGHGATDRGAISVYAQGDDYHDVIKSRLKQLARWLVAEAGGDVKVFVDTAAVMEKPLAQATGIGWQGKHSNLVSRTFGSWLFLGAIYTTLELPRDEPEPDRCGSCRACLDACPTAAFPAPYQLDARRCISYLTIELKGPIPHAFRRPIGQHIYGCDDCLAACPWNKFAQAGREAKLAAREALRAPSLAELARLDDAAFRALFTKSPVKRIGRARFVRNVLIAIGNSGEATLATEAERLLGDADPVVRGAAVWALRQLVAEGRLAALRERWLGAEADDSVRAEWADADAAPDAATSSDTVPRA, encoded by the coding sequence GTGGTTGGCGGGGGTGCCGGCGTCGCGAACCTACGTGGATCTGGACTTCTGAACGCCGCTCCGGAAGGCGATTCAAACCCCGCAGAATCTTGCGGCAAACTGGTGGCAAAGCTGAGGCGGCACGCGCAGGCGCTCGGCTTCGACGCGATCGGGGTCTGCGCCCCCGATGCCACCCCCCACGCGCTCGAACAGCTACTCGCTTACCTCGATGCCGGCTACCACGGGGAGATGGCCTGGCTCACCGACCGGCCCGAACGCCGCGCCGACCCGCGGGTGATGTGGAGCGAGGTGCGCTCGGTGATCATGCTCGGGGTCAACTACGGTCCCGATGCCGATCCGCGGTGGGGGCACGGCGCGACGGATCGCGGCGCGATCTCGGTCTATGCGCAGGGCGACGACTATCACGACGTGATCAAGAGCCGGCTGAAGCAGCTCGCGCGCTGGCTGGTCGCCGAGGCCGGCGGCGACGTCAAGGTGTTCGTCGATACGGCTGCGGTGATGGAGAAGCCGCTGGCGCAGGCGACGGGCATCGGCTGGCAGGGCAAGCACAGCAATCTGGTGTCGCGCACATTCGGCTCGTGGCTGTTTCTCGGCGCGATCTACACCACGCTCGAGCTGCCGCGCGACGAGCCCGAGCCGGATCGCTGCGGCTCGTGCCGCGCCTGTCTCGACGCCTGCCCGACCGCGGCGTTCCCGGCGCCGTACCAGCTCGATGCGCGGCGCTGCATCTCGTATCTGACGATCGAACTCAAGGGGCCGATCCCGCACGCATTTCGCCGGCCGATCGGCCAGCACATCTATGGCTGCGACGATTGTCTGGCGGCGTGCCCGTGGAATAAATTCGCGCAGGCCGGGCGCGAGGCGAAGCTCGCGGCGCGCGAGGCGTTGCGCGCGCCGTCGCTGGCAGAGCTGGCGCGACTCGACGATGCGGCGTTCCGGGCGCTGTTCACCAAGTCGCCGGTGAAGCGCATCGGGCGCGCCCGATTCGTCCGTAACGTGCTGATCGCGATCGGCAATTCGGGCGAGGCGACGCTCGCCACCGAGGCCGAAAGGCTGCTCGGCGACGCCGATCCGGTGGTGCGGGGCGCCGCGGTGTGGGCGCTGCGGCAGTTAGTTGCGGAAGGTCGGCTCGCGGCGCTGCGCGAACGGTGGCTCGGCGCCGAGGCGGACGACAGCGTGCGGGCGGAGTGGGCCGATGCCGATGCCGCGCCAGATGCCGCAACCTCTTCCGACACCGTCCCGCGCGCATGA
- a CDS encoding undecaprenyl-diphosphate phosphatase produces the protein MLSDIIRAVILGVVEGVTEFLPVSSTGHLLLVGRFFNLGEGDFWKTFDVLIQLGAILAILALYFAKLWRIALGMFSDPAAQRFIIGVLVAFLPAAVIGAAAGSYIKLFLFNPWVVCFSLIVGGAVLLWVDQLDLKPRHHDATTFPVLMYFYIGCAQCVAMIPGVSRSGASIVAAMLFGADKRAAAEFSFFLAIPTMVGAFVYDLYKSRADLTTDHMTIVAVGFVVSFITAIIVVKTFLGYVTRHGFQLFAWWRVVVGTLGLIALAMGR, from the coding sequence ATGCTTTCCGATATCATCAGAGCCGTGATTCTCGGCGTGGTCGAGGGTGTCACCGAGTTCCTGCCGGTCTCATCGACCGGCCATCTGCTGCTGGTGGGGCGATTCTTCAATCTCGGCGAGGGCGATTTCTGGAAGACCTTCGACGTCCTGATCCAGCTCGGCGCGATCCTCGCGATCCTCGCGCTTTATTTCGCCAAATTGTGGCGAATTGCGCTCGGGATGTTCTCGGATCCGGCGGCGCAGCGTTTCATCATCGGCGTGCTGGTCGCGTTCCTGCCGGCGGCGGTGATCGGCGCTGCGGCGGGATCCTACATCAAGCTGTTTCTGTTCAACCCCTGGGTGGTGTGCTTCTCGCTGATCGTCGGCGGCGCCGTCTTGCTGTGGGTCGATCAGCTCGACCTGAAGCCGCGCCACCATGATGCCACGACGTTCCCGGTGCTGATGTATTTCTACATCGGATGCGCGCAATGCGTGGCGATGATCCCCGGCGTGTCACGCTCCGGCGCCAGCATCGTGGCGGCGATGCTGTTCGGCGCCGACAAGCGCGCCGCCGCCGAGTTCTCGTTCTTTCTGGCGATCCCGACCATGGTCGGCGCCTTCGTGTACGACCTCTACAAGAGCCGCGCCGATCTGACGACCGACCACATGACCATCGTGGCGGTCGGCTTCGTGGTGTCGTTCATTACCGCGATCATCGTGGTGAAGACCTTCCTCGGCTACGTCACCCGTCACGGCTTCCAGCTGTTCGCGTGGTGGCGCGTCGTCGTCGGCACGCTCGGCCTGATCGCGCTGGCGATGGGCCGCTGA
- a CDS encoding HIT domain-containing protein produces MPADWSLSPQLEKDTINIGDLPLSRVLVIKDANYPWLLLVPRRAGAVEITDLDEVAQAQLMTEISRVGRALKDITKCDKLNIAALGNVVPQLHVHVIARRANDAAWPRPVWGVVPALPHDAEEVQHFISALRRKIWLG; encoded by the coding sequence ATGCCCGCCGATTGGTCGCTCAGTCCTCAGCTCGAAAAAGACACCATCAACATCGGCGATCTGCCGCTCAGCCGCGTGCTGGTGATCAAGGACGCGAATTATCCGTGGCTGCTGCTGGTGCCGCGCCGCGCCGGCGCAGTCGAGATCACCGACCTCGACGAGGTCGCGCAGGCGCAGTTGATGACGGAAATCTCCCGGGTCGGCCGCGCGCTCAAGGACATCACCAAATGCGACAAGCTGAACATCGCCGCCCTCGGCAATGTGGTGCCGCAGCTGCATGTCCATGTGATCGCGCGACGCGCCAACGACGCCGCCTGGCCGCGCCCGGTGTGGGGCGTGGTGCCGGCGCTGCCGCACGACGCCGAGGAAGTGCAGCACTTCATCAGCGCGCTGCGGCGCAAGATCTGGCTGGGCTGA
- a CDS encoding DNA polymerase III subunit gamma/tau codes for MTDAGPPATPSDDSDRTGLAPTAGASGGAPAGAYRVLARKYRPNSFEDLIGQEAVVRTVSNAFDTGRIPQAWILTGVRGVGKTTTARILARALNYELPDGSVKGPTIHMPVHGVHCKAIMESRHMDVLEMDAASHTGVDDVRQINDSVRYAPASARYKVYIIDEVHMLSTAAFNAFLKTLEEPPEHAKFVFATTEIRKVPVTVLSRCQRFDLRRVEADVLMKHLGGIAEKEGVEVEAEALGIIARAAEGSVRDSLSLFDQAIAHAAGLVRADQVRQMLGLADRTRVIELFDALARGDIAAAFAEFRDQYDTGADPVVVLSDLAEFVNFVTRVKIVPATADNVAFGETERLRGREFATRLSMRVLSRMWQMLLKGIAEVQGATRPAAAAEMVLVRIAYAADLPTPDEAIRMIEQGGGGGGSLPSGGSAPRDAPSAPPSAPPSAMASAPPNYATPAAMAPRGGATMSQPSMARPQPAAAPQPTPAALTITSFPQLVALASEKRDVMTRMALEADVRLVRIEDGRLELALERTASRSLIGELGRKLEQWTGRRWTVIVSNEPGQPTLRSQNEAQKNERERAAESDPRVQEVLARFPGAKVIEVRRLATEPAQTDAGIEGAVDPVDDDDDS; via the coding sequence ATGACCGACGCAGGCCCTCCCGCGACCCCTTCGGACGATTCGGATCGGACCGGCCTCGCGCCGACTGCAGGCGCCTCGGGTGGCGCTCCGGCCGGCGCCTATCGGGTGCTGGCGCGTAAGTATCGTCCCAACAGCTTCGAAGACCTGATCGGCCAGGAAGCGGTGGTGCGCACCGTCTCCAACGCGTTCGATACCGGGCGGATTCCGCAGGCCTGGATCCTCACCGGCGTCCGCGGCGTCGGCAAGACCACCACGGCGCGCATCCTGGCGCGGGCGCTGAATTACGAGCTGCCGGACGGTTCGGTGAAGGGGCCGACCATCCACATGCCGGTGCACGGCGTGCACTGCAAGGCGATCATGGAAAGCCGGCACATGGACGTGCTGGAGATGGACGCCGCCTCGCATACCGGGGTCGACGACGTCCGCCAGATCAACGACAGCGTGCGCTACGCCCCGGCCAGCGCGCGCTACAAGGTCTACATCATCGACGAAGTCCACATGCTGTCGACGGCGGCGTTCAACGCTTTCCTGAAGACGCTGGAGGAACCGCCGGAGCACGCCAAATTCGTGTTCGCCACCACCGAGATCCGCAAGGTGCCGGTGACGGTGCTGTCGCGCTGCCAGCGTTTCGATCTGCGCCGCGTCGAGGCCGACGTGCTGATGAAGCACCTCGGCGGTATAGCCGAGAAAGAAGGCGTCGAGGTCGAGGCCGAAGCGCTCGGCATCATCGCCCGCGCCGCCGAAGGCTCGGTGCGCGATTCGCTGTCGCTGTTCGATCAGGCGATCGCCCATGCGGCCGGTCTGGTGCGCGCCGATCAGGTCCGGCAGATGCTCGGCCTCGCCGATCGTACCCGGGTGATCGAGCTGTTCGATGCGCTGGCGCGCGGCGACATCGCCGCCGCCTTCGCGGAATTCCGCGATCAATACGACACCGGCGCCGATCCGGTGGTGGTGCTGAGCGATCTCGCCGAATTCGTGAACTTCGTGACGCGGGTCAAGATCGTGCCGGCGACCGCCGACAATGTGGCGTTCGGCGAGACCGAGCGGCTGCGCGGGCGCGAATTTGCGACCCGGCTGTCGATGCGGGTGCTGTCGCGGATGTGGCAGATGCTGCTCAAGGGCATCGCCGAAGTGCAAGGCGCGACGCGCCCCGCCGCAGCCGCCGAAATGGTGCTGGTGCGGATTGCGTACGCGGCCGATCTGCCGACGCCGGATGAAGCGATCCGGATGATCGAGCAAGGTGGCGGCGGCGGCGGTTCGCTGCCGTCCGGCGGCAGTGCGCCGCGTGACGCGCCGTCGGCTCCGCCCTCCGCTCCACCCTCCGCAATGGCATCAGCTCCGCCAAATTACGCTACGCCGGCCGCAATGGCGCCGCGCGGTGGCGCGACGATGAGCCAGCCGTCGATGGCGCGGCCGCAGCCCGCCGCGGCTCCGCAGCCGACCCCCGCGGCGCTGACGATCACAAGTTTCCCGCAGCTCGTCGCGCTCGCGTCGGAAAAGCGCGATGTGATGACCCGGATGGCGCTGGAAGCCGATGTTCGGCTGGTGCGGATCGAGGACGGCCGGCTCGAACTGGCGCTGGAGCGCACCGCGTCGCGCAGCCTGATCGGCGAGCTCGGCCGCAAGCTCGAACAATGGACCGGGCGGCGCTGGACCGTGATCGTGTCGAACGAGCCGGGCCAGCCGACGCTGCGCTCACAGAACGAGGCGCAGAAGAACGAGCGCGAGCGCGCCGCGGAGAGCGATCCGCGGGTGCAGGAGGTGCTGGCGCGGTTTCCCGGCGCCAAGGTGATCGAGGTGCGGCGGCTCGCCACCGAGCCGGCCCAGACCGATGCTGGTATCGAAGGCGCCGTCGATCCGGTCGACGACGACGACGATTCTTGA
- a CDS encoding YbaB/EbfC family nucleoid-associated protein has product MADFLGMMKQAAQLQSKMKAMQAELDQIEVEGLSGGGLVKIRMSAKMEVRGVSIDPSLLKADEGEVLEDLLVAALADAHRKAEAAMQEKMQALTGGLGLPPGLGLG; this is encoded by the coding sequence ATGGCTGATTTCCTCGGCATGATGAAACAGGCGGCGCAGCTGCAGTCGAAGATGAAGGCGATGCAGGCGGAGCTCGATCAGATCGAGGTCGAAGGCCTGTCCGGCGGCGGCCTGGTCAAGATCCGGATGAGCGCCAAGATGGAAGTGCGCGGCGTTTCGATCGACCCGTCGCTGCTGAAGGCGGACGAAGGCGAGGTGCTGGAGGATCTGCTGGTCGCGGCGCTCGCCGACGCGCATCGCAAGGCGGAAGCGGCGATGCAGGAGAAGATGCAGGCGCTGACCGGCGGGCTCGGCCTGCCGCCCGGCCTCGGGCTGGGCTAG